In the genome of Aedes aegypti strain LVP_AGWG chromosome 2, AaegL5.0 Primary Assembly, whole genome shotgun sequence, the window GCCTTGCCTATATATTCAAATTTGGagcgatgacatgtagttttaaaacataaattttattataaaaaaacttttaaatatgttttagcagaaaccacatttttttttattacaccttaaatttattttaaaactatgaaaatccCTATTGTTTAACCTATTACAggtaaatcaaaatttatagcGAAGACATGCAATTTTTCTACATAAATTGGTTTGTATACATTAAAAACATTTGTCTTAGACTATTTTTTCACTAGAAATTACGAAAACCTTACTTTTAACAACTGTTCATAAATCTAAATTAAAGGCgatgaataataaaaaaaaatcattcaaataaaaaagcaCATGTCAACGTTTTGAGTTTTGATTTACAGGCAAAcaggattgaaaaaaatgtttcttagATTAGTacaagaaattttgagtgtaatctaaAATTACTATATATATAGTAAAGGgggcaaaagtttctttttaggatttcaagctcAATTCAGAACAAAACctataaatgtcattgtggttcgaatgctattcaggtaagagactttcactaatcgattgagatttgaaaaagttatggctatttacTGTTTTTTGATGTAATAATTGTAATTCTAATAATGCAGATAAAATCTTGgaataataaagataaaatctttttcgacTTTTTATGTTCGGGCGTttttaggcctatcataaggttgctttgaggtgtatcaGTTTttgcatagagtaaagtggggcaaaagttcgagtggggcaagagtttctttttaagatttctagctcaaatcaaatcaaaacttagaaatgtcatggtggctcgaatgctattcaagtaagagactttcactccaaatatcataaaaatcgatcgagatttggaaaagttatggctatttgttgtttttcgacgtaaatattgtaggtcaaactttcgatgcatagaaccaaatgaagataaaatatttttcaatattttatgtaagggcgtttctaggcctatcagtAGGATGCTtcgacgtgtattagtttttgcataaatagttggaatcaatttttggcccatagcggggcaaaagttcgaatctgcggggcaaaagttcgacccatgtataaatccacggaaaaattttcaaatatcctgaaatctacatattgtcttcaaatttagcgaaatttgcctgatcgtgcgaaaaatgtcacaaaaattttacatttccacttagttttgcgaaaaactgctattttttgggtgtattacaattaaccttgttttgggcattttttgatgaaaatttagtgtgtatttttcggcaaacataaatTTACGGCTGATATAAAGTaagcctggcataaaagtattgatattttgtctttaagccaacgaacttttgccccacactagattcgaacttttgccccaccggtggggcaaaagttcgtttaagacaatcaattttgaaactgttataactaaaaatgggtaaatattttgacacaagtttgttcagcaaaattatagccaatatgttgaaggttcgctgtatggtatttgttttgtttcatctgctattattttcctggaaactttgattataccactaaggtcgaacttttgccccaccttactctaaatgctaagaaacaatttctggcctatagtggggcaaaagttcgaatcagcgggacACAAGTTCGACCCATATAGAAACTCGCGGgaaaaattgtaattgtaattccaATTTAGAAAACTTGACAGTTCGTGCAAAAAAAagtcatcaaaatttcacattttcacttGTTATGGgcattttttgtggaaaattcagTGTGTATGTTTCTGTAAACATACGTTTATgactggtataaagtatgcctgtcaatTAAATGTCGATGTGTTTCGAACAGCGAAGTTTTACCCCACACCAGTGTtgttgtgtttggatggacatctaattcttccgaaagaggtgctctttgcgaaaaaggaccaggTGACTATTGAgcagaaatcgaattcaggttaacatctgcgtccatgagtcctctcatggcgtaggggtaacgcgccctaactaaagatcagagagtcgtgagttcgattctcactgagaagacgtgtaactttttcgcaaaacttcacatcaatttgtccatttaatccgattgcaaagtatatgtaatgtttagcttttcggtagttgtcaaaattaatttttatgctcaaacatgttcacgtAAAATCCAGTTTatgccgaaaaaaaaactgcatgtcatcgctttgaaaatttttcttgtAGGCAAACAGGTGAAAAAAGGCTttgttgtagtttttttttaattaaaacatgtttaaagtgtaatttccaatttattttttgctcaaaaatgtTCTCTATACTACTGTAATCAAATTAATGTCGaaaatgtcatcgctttgaattttgggTTGCCTATGAACCGTTAAGAAAAGTTAAGAAAAGAAGGTATTTCTTGATTATTTTcagtaatttaaattttgagtgtaatcaaacatTTATAGTTCTGACATGTTCTCTGCAAGCAAATTAGtgtcaaaaaatgtcaaaattgtcatctcgttggttccttgtgcaagtgCAATCAAGCTCAAGATTCCAAACCTCTAGCATACATATCCAGAGCATTAAAGGTTTTGAGATGCGAAATCCAAGATCTACACCAATCTACCTCGTTAGGGAtgctcaaaatatgtttttgcatTATATGCATTAcattgcggaacacgtttttgtctccagcatcaaaatacttctatttacttaattaagagttgctgaatccattgccgttaacagaaatatcatagctcGTTGTTGAActagttgttgaaaatgcaaaaaagactatttcagccaacttgcatgcaagtttgccagcttgtaaggcacttaatttgcttaatttgtcacagaattctaactttatgtgtataacaatacttatcaacaaagtttataatacttttgatgcggaaaagttattttttggtggtttagaaaagtattgtattttgccatataagagaaatgaagaattttgcatggagactgtaagcatgttgaaaaaatcggtttaatcttaaTTTAATTGTGCGTTTTCAGCCAAtatatatctaaaatgaaagtttaagtcttcTTTtgtatgcttggtggataagatcacaaaaaaagtttgataaaatatacttcaaattttaggtaaacatcaataaaaccaatgtttttttctataactttggcgacctgtagctaaaaattgtgacgtgttggGAAAAGCCCAAGCAAACATGTTCGTTTTTTTCATGTGTCGTTATGCGCGAATTACTGGCCAGAGCAGATTCTGTTCCATGTTCACGTTGTGCAAGTACGAAAGGGTGTTCGTGttaagtcgaggatggattaccaactggtgagctcgtttcatgcttttgatTACACATTTATATTGAGGTAATATTGCgcttttgtatttttcaaacaaaatttggatgGTTTGTCACTAGAAGTGTCGCCATAAACCCTTATTCTGTTTTTAAATAATGTTAATATACatatttctttcttttttcgtcattaatcaaaactagtggtcccggcaaacttcgtcttgccatcaagtaggctgttaaaaaacgctatggatcgtcccatacaaaacgacagCTCCGTTTactctcgtttttccaacttttctagtgaatatcctgggatttttatacacacaaacacggcggaacacttgacgaacaaagtGGAGGGAGAATCATCCGAAGCCATTGACCTGTTCGTAAGTtgtttcgtgacatacaaacaccattccatttttatttatatagatatacagttattccatgaaaaaccgatccagtgggtctccgaattccgtgaaaatttgctattttgttccttatccgaaataaggatacacgtatttttggatttattgattagggtgaccatttccgaaatagggtgaccagaaaaatcgcgattttgcaaaatttttatttttaaaagaattataacttttgaaccgtttgaccgattttcaatctttttggacgaaatgaaggctaaagattttgacttttcgggaaaaataaaaaattacacaaaaatttggttttttacatgacttttcaggaaaaatataaaatttcacaaaaattgtgttttttacaagaaaaaaactcaatagtttccgtttttttcgtattttgaaggccttgggaccaacgtaaaattttctgaactttcaagaaagaATGAGAACATCGATAGCCccgttctcattttttcttgaaagttcagaaaattttacgtaaactgtcaaattttcagcgatgtatgttttttagtttttgagatatatatttttgaaaataaaaaatcagtcatttttcatcggcacacactgtagatctcagcgcattagatttgtaatgtttaaaaaaaatattaacttttgaacagctcaaccgatttccaatcttttttatggaatgaaagcttaaggtctcaacttttcagaaaaaatagaaaactatgaaaaaaaaaaaaattcacattaaaaatatgaaaattactaaaaaaactagaaatttttattttttttcacgtttaaacatatttttatcagatttttcaattttgtctgaatagttgaaattttaagcttttattccatacaaaaagattggaaatcggttaagctgttcaaaagttataattttttttaaacattacaaatctaatgcactgagacctacagtgtgtgccgataaaaactaactgatttttcattttcaaaaaaatatatctcaaaaactaaaaaacatacatcgctgaaattttgacagtacacgtaaaattttctgaactttcaagaaaaaatgagaacagcgatagcccctttggttccgaggccttcaaaacacgaaaaaacggaaactattgagtttttttcttgtaaaaaacacaatttttgtgaaattttatatttttcctgaaaagtcaatatctttagccttcatttcgtccaaaaagattgaaaatcggtcgaacgtttcaaaagttataccatcagtgcaccagattccgctcatttaagggaagttatgtgttcaaatgttcattataaaataactattatgtcgatcaatactatttttatgtcacagtgtagctccaagtataggtaatcagtggtaaaataaaaataatttgaaaaactaataaaaaaatatttaattgcatttgttactgcatataagtgttcctatttccgctcacggtaaacagatttcgtgacgaacttactaaaaatatgcataatttcaaatttcgttatttattttattattttctgtGGTCAAACCATATCTACTTAtgcaataaagaaggctgtatactaaaatcgatatttctttaaaattttgttcaatttttcgcatgagcggttattggaacacacacAAATTCCTAGTGgcccaataaccgctcacgaggtcttatgttttcaatataaagaattattttattaaatgaaaataatgtcagacgacttcatttgaaagttgttaatattgctagaatatatccgtgcgagaaatgttgatttttgacacgaaaaatcaatttttacactagtgagcggaaataggggcatgagcggatactggtacactgatggtaatttttttaaaaataaaaattttgcaaaatcgcgatttttctggtcaccttatttcggaaatggtcaccctaatcaaaaaatccaaaaatacgtgtatccttatttcggataaggaacaaaatagcaaatttttaaggaattcggagacccactagatcggtttttcatggaatggctgtatatagaTATAGATATAAAGATATAGATATAGATAACCTTTgtatagttcgacattatgaatgtggGCGTACTACAGGGTCACGTGCTCTTGGAAATATCATGTAcggtttattttataaaatattcatgACTTTTCACTAATgtacttttcaaatttttgttttcaactttgtttttgtaactTGTTTTTTTAACTTCCATCGTTTTCTGGTTCAGTCCACTCCTTAGTAATTCTGTGCCTTTAATATGTCGCAAATTCAGAGAACCCCTCTCGCCTCTATTATGTAGCTTCATTTATATACCGTTTTTAATGGTCCTTACTGTATACATAAATTCTTCTTCTTAATATTACGGccacactgggacagagatACTTCTCATCTATTTATCCAGGGAAtgcaaagaaattttcattacgaaaagatcttggaattttctttagttAAACCCACACACAATCAGTATAACATTGCTTTCTAAAGCTAAGCAAGGACATAAAAATAAGTTATAacaaaaatctattgaaaattgtGCCGCATTACACCAAGGAGAAGACGGTTCATGGGGAATCATTGCAATcaatatgaaattttgaagagatcaaaagacaaatatttattataaaaaaatagttcaacgAAAATTTGGATCATCACTGTCGTTAATCATGACATTCTAATTTCCTTTATCTGCCATAACTATTAGCGCCAAGTACCATGCGACTAAATGGTGTTAAAGCCAGCTGGTCAAACATGGTCGTATATCAGCGCTAATATCTAACACAGTGATCTTCAGCCTAACTGGAAAGGCGGGCCACTTCAACGAATACAAATTATTGTGAGGATCGATTTTAAtaggattttaaaatttttatttttaataaacatgAAGATGAGATTTCTGGGATCTTCAAAGCTCATCCTAAGAAAATATCATGATCACAACGATTGAGGAAGCGTTGATGACAACAAGCATAGGAATTCACGTGAATTTCAATAATTCTATGAACTTGGAAAACCTTTTAATGTTATCAACCAAGTCAAGACATAAAAACTAATACACATCAGAGAATTTTCTTCATTGGACATGAAGAAAATCAGAACAATTGGCCGTGATTTTAATAATTGGTAGCAAGGACGAGAGCTTATACCATGTCATCAAGAATTCACTACTTGCGGGTCACTTGACATTTACCTTCAAAATCTGTTCGTGGGCCGCACAAAACACTCTTGAGGGCCgtagtttggtgaccactgatcTAACCGAAAGACAAACCGAGTGTAGCGAGGAACTTTTTTCTGCTAAACATCATGCAAAATCATTAACATCAATATGGAGGGAATTTGAACAGTTAAAAGACATTTCACACCTTTAATCAGTACAGTAAATTTATTTCACATTTATCAAGATCGTTTAACACCTATATATTTTTCGGGTATCGTACGATACCAGTGGGTCGACTTTTCTACTTGTGTGTCGTTATCACTAGACACAATTTCAAAAGAGAGTTCTAATTACACACCTTAATAATAACCTTCGTAGTAGAAAATAAATGCAAcattttgcgtttttttttttgcacttgaGTGCTTCGCAATTTTTATACTTGATTCTCAAGTTCTCGCGGTGCTTGACACGTATACGTTGAACTCCTGTGTTGAAAAAAGAATTAGCATGCGTAATATGTTTTTTCTTAATGTATGTAGGTATTTTATCAGTTGCCATCCATCCTATCAGCAAACTTTTTTTGCGGTTTTTGTATGTGTGCGTGTTTGCTGAGGAAGCGGAGGCTGGGTTATGAAACAcacgatttttttatgatacCGTGCGTTGCGTAACTCACTGGAAGACGGCGTTTGAAATGCATTAATTTTCTACAGTCTTAGGACTGGTATTCCTTCTTCATGACCTTGGCAATGGTGCTGAGCTGCATATTGCTCGTTCCTTCATAAATGGCACCAATCTTACAGTCGCGGTAGAATTTCTCCTGCGGGAAGTCCTTGGTGAAGCCAACTCCACCCATCCAGTCAATGCACTTGACGGTGGTGCGTTGGGCAACCTCCGAAGCGTACAGCTTAGCCATAGCGGCCTGTTTCAGGAATGGGACCTTAGCTTCCTGCAGACGAGCAGCATTGTAGACCAGAAGCCGGGCGGCTTCGATTTCGGTGGCGATGGTCGCGATCTGGTGCTGCATGCTCTGGAACGAGTAGATGTCCGAACCGAATTGCTTACGCTCCAGCAGGTACGGGATGGTAGCATCCATGCATCCCTGGGCAAGACCAATCATCTGGGCACCGATACCGATGCGACCTTCGTTTAGGAAACCGGCAGCATATTGGTAACCCTTGCCAAACTCACCCAGGATGTTCTCCTCTGGAACGCGGACGTTGTCCAAATGAAGCTGGCAGGTTCCTGAAGCGCAGATACCGAGCTTATTTTCTCTCTTGCCCACGGTGAATCCTTCCATGTCGCGATCGACAATGAAGGTGGTAATTCCACGGTATCCAGCCGATGGGTTGGCGTTAGCCATGATCAAGAACATTCCGGACAAATCCGAGTTGGAGATCCACATCTTGCTTCCGTTTAGGATGTAGTGGTTTCCATCCTTCTTGGCAGTGGTTTTGAGAGAGAAGGCATCCGATCCAGCGGATGGTTCGGACAGGGCAAAGCTACCACTGTATTCGGAGCACAGTTTGGGCAGATACTTCTTCTTCTGTTCTTCCGTTCCGAGCTTGATCATCAAAGAGTTGACCAAGGTGTTGTGGATATCGACGAAGGCAGCTACGGCTGGGTCCACCTTGGAAAGTTCTTCGACGACCAACATCATGGTCATGAAGTTGCACCCACTGCCACCGTATTCATCTCCAACTTCCACACCCATCAGGCCATTGTCGAACATGGCCTGCACCACGCTGGGGTCAAATTGGTGATCATCGTCCATCTTTCTGACGAGTGGGGCGATCTGCTCCTGTGCCAGCTTGGCAACAGTTTCCTTCATCATCTGTTCATCTTCGGTTAGGTAAGTCAGCGGGCTGGTTGGTCCTTGGGTTGTTCCGAACGAAGAAGATGAGAACTTGGCCGCCGGTTGAACCAGATTCTTACGGCACAGGGCAGCAGTGCGCAGAGTGGTCTTCAGCAGATTTTGCATCATTTTGAACGGATCACTTCCACCACAACCGGTTTCAAATCAGAACTAAAATGTGGGATAGAAATCGTGCACAGCCAGAACGAACGTCGAAGATCTACTGCGAACCGATCGGTACCAGGCTCGTAAATCAACTAAAGCGGAAAGCTGGAAACGACACACCATTAGGCCATGTCGCGCCAATCTGTGTGGGTCCTAAGCATGTGTTAATGTATATTCGGGAAACAGAAGGAGTAAAACAGAGAACGCTGGGCGCGCAGATTTCGGGTTACTAACCGAAATGATCTACGACTGCGCGGTGGAAAGAGAGAACGACCGAACGAACCGGCCTCCATCGCTTGTGTGGGAGAGATAACCTGTGTAGTTAGTTTAGATAGGCAGTAGGTACGTCGCGTCgtgtggaaatttttttgatttgcTTCCATATCACATTGTTGACTGGTATTAGAGTTTCAACAAAAATAGAAGATGAACAAAATTTGGGTTCGTTGATAAATTCTGCCGGTAAAGTTGCAAGTCACCTTGCATCGGATGATTATGCGTCAGAAAGAGAACATAGAAGTCGTTTTATTGATGTGCACTCACGGTTATGTAATCGTAACGTTTTCTGGACAAATTTGTGGAGTTCTACCAGGTGTCCATTCAAAACAGAGTCAGATAGTTCTGTTGGTAAATGCTGCTAGCAACTAGATAATTATTTCGAATGATTGAGTTTTAATTCTTAATTCTCTTCATTACTCGatgttccgtatctcgatatcttggtaaaagttgattttcatgtcTATCTTAAAGATTACTTAAACCGCAATTCGGTGTGTTCAATACTCGAATATTTTCCTAATTTGATGGCCCCTTTCATAGACTGTACttctaaatttattttcaagctCATGGTACTATGTGTCGACCCCAAACTCCATtcgttcaaaaattcttccagcaatGTATCAAGGGATCGTCTTCTTTCtcgcgttacgtcccaactgggacagagcctgcttctcagtttaatgttcttatgagcacttccacagttattagctgagagctttcttttgtcaattaaccatttttgcatgtgtatatcgtgtggcagaaccacgaagatactctataccctgggaaatcgaggatatttcaattacgaaaagatcctcgaccagcgggattcccATCCACGACCCATAGCATAATGATCCTGCATAGCTACGCCACTACGCGTTTACTGcttcggctatctgggcccaagaTGCTttaggtgaaacatctcagaatccaaacatggccggcacaatggccgacttgtgcccctactcacgtttttaaaggcactaaactagagaaatagttggcaaacgtttctgatcttcttattttaagctttctgcaagtgcacaaagccaaaataaaaagtgcactgatGTTGGATGCTttattcgcgagatttgtgcctttgaagtttcagtgcaatcttagatgttgattccaagctgtttcaccttaaagggtTTATTCCAGATTATTTTTTCCGAGAAATGCTTCAGCACTCCAACATTACTACCTTCAGTAATTTCCGCAGAAATTACTCTAAAACATTCCCACTTCTAAATAATCCCAGTGTTCCCTTAAGTTTTGTTTTACAGTCATTCATGTGCCACATTCtctagcgtttttttttcagatattcctaatggaattcattcaagaaaattcacaaaggtttattccagttTTCTTTTTGAAGACaaattgtttagatttttccaagagttcgtacgatattttttcagttattctttCAGCCATATAGGAAATCCCTCATAAATTAGACGAAaggagttgctccagaaatttctccagcatttcatgcagcaattccaaacatttctacagttatttcTATAGTaaaatctccatggattcttcaaaaaattattctaGGTTTTCAGGGATTCCGTCCAACGTTTTTCaaagagtttcttcagaaactaCAACAGGATCTTATATAGGAATTCGAATGGTCATTTCTACAATAATTATCTTAGTGattaactgccgtgaatcgcaagaagaagaagacaccttcagcatggctttgctttgtagccgcggcctCTAACCATTTGGCTTAGGAAGGTTCTTtacaattcaaaaaaatgtttctattcTAGAAATAGTGAGGCAGCATGAATCTGAAATTTCACTAGGCTTCTAAGAAGTAtgtatatttttctgaaatatttgttcAGTGTGAGATCCACAGTAATGGTACAAATTTTCTGCACTAGACAGAAATTTTGAGCGTTTCTGATGTAGATGATCATTTAAGTTTTAATAAAAACGATGACATCGTAATTTTCACCCCAATCTTTATTGAGGCattctgaatatttttaaactatataGTATCGACTAAATTCTATccatgaaaatataaataattagtTCTGTATTTTGgtttgaatttattttatgtTGTTTCGAATGAGTTTGTGTGATATTCAATTTTGCAATCATCTTGAATCTCTCAAATCTTTTGATGTGATTCAAAAAATTTGACATCACTTGATCAGTTTCGTTACTTATAAATATTTTAGCCATGATTTGTGGGGGCCCGGGGTCCATGGAAATTCCATCGAATTGTATCTTGAACGAAaatatggagattttttttcggaagtcTTAAAAAGAAACACTGAATGAGCTTCtgacaaaaatcttgaaatcatttttttaaagaactgtCTAGtcgaattctttgagaaattttgagaCCTTTTATATCCTGGTTTCTGTTTGTTTCTTTGGTCTGTTTTGTCCTTTCCCAGGCATTGAGACTcttaatttcctatttttatgGCTCATTCACTACGAGCCCTGTGGACATAAGAACtcgaaaagaaaaacaaacaatCAAAGTGCTGGTTGTTGAAGTTTAATGCATTTTGTatcgaaatttcttaaaaagacTCGACTAATATTTGCACCCTTTCTTTTTATTCTTTTTCTGTTCGGCACTACGTCCCGAGTAAGGCAGAGCATAAGTCTCTGTATAAACCTTGATGAATTTACTCCAACCTATATTCATTGACTTTGTTACTTTTTATATGTTGCGCTATGTTGCTGCACACCTTCTGTGTGACATTTCCTTGAATAAAAAAGCCATCTTTGTTACGACGTTGAAGCGAATAGACGCGTTTTATTTTTCGCGAGTCCGAAACGTTTTTTTATACAGTCCGCTGAATTTGATGACCATCTTTTTGGTCCTTTAGGAGCCGGATAGTTCCGCGGAACGACCGGAAACGACAGTCGACGGGTTTTCCACCGGGAAAACTCGATTCTTCAACGAAATTGTGAACATTCGGTCGAGGCGTCGCGTCGGTCAAGTGTGCGTGTGTGCTGCCGACGAGCTCGCAGTGTGTGCGCTCTCAAGAACGAACATGGTTGAACGTGTTGGACTTGTTTGAATGGAGGAAAACGAGTTTGATGCGGTGCAGTCGATCAGTGAACAAATTTCCCTGCAACGAAGAAAAGAAGAATCGCGAGTGATGGAAGAGACGTTCAAGGCTCTCGTTCACCAGAGAGGGGCTGTGAAAGGCAAATTGACACGAGTGAAGAATGCGCTGGTGCACAGTGACGTAGCTCCGAATCCGAACATTAGAAACGTGCATTTTCTGAAACTGCACGCGAAGACAGTAGAGAACTGTTACAGTGAATATAACGCATTTCAAAACCAAGTGTACGCCCTTCCCCTCTCTGATGAACGACGCCGAGAACAAGAAGAGCGCTATGTGGAATTCGAAGCTCTGTATAACGAGCTCACGATACAGCTGAGCACCCTGCTTGAAGATTTGATGCCGAAGCCGGAGCTGCAACCTCCGGTCCCACCTGTAGCTGGAAATGCGATTGCGAATGTTGCTCCCGTGATTGCCCCCCAGCATTTTATTCCCCCATTGACGGTTCCGCTGCCCACGTTCGACGGGACGTACGAAGCATGGTACTCATTCAAGTCCATGTTTCAAAATGTGATGGCCCGATACGTAACGGAATCACCCGCAATCAAGCTGTATCATCTCCGGAACGCCCTTGTCGGAAAAGCAGCGGGAGTAATCGACCAGGATATTATCAATAATGGCGATTACGAGGCTGCTTGGGCGATACTGACGGACCGATTTAAAGTCAAGCGCTTGATAATCGACAAGCACATCGAAGCAATATTCTCTCTGCCGAAAATTGCTAAGGACAGCTCGACTGAACTCCGAAAGTTGGTTGACACTTGTGTCAAGAATGTTCAAGCTCTCGAAAACCTAGAACTTCAGGTCGACGGTTTGGGGGAGCAAATGCTGATCAACCAATTAGCATCGAAAATGGATCGAGACACACGCAAAGTGTGGGAAACGAAGCAGGATCCGGGGGAACTGTCATCGTATGCGGAGACCATCGAGTTCCTGAAGCAGCGGTGCCGAATAATGGAAAAAGTGGAAACAAACAGTGCCAAAATTGAAAATCCAAAACCGGTTCGACCGGTGACAAAATCGAAGACGCTAGTGTCAGCAAATGAACTACAGTGCGCAGTATGCAACAACAATCATGAACTCTATAAATGCGAAGAATTTAAGAAGAAGAGTGTTAGTGATAAATACAGTGTGCTCAGAAAATCCGGTGCTTGTTTTAACT includes:
- the LOC5569333 gene encoding short/branched chain specific acyl-CoA dehydrogenase, mitochondrial, producing the protein MMQNLLKTTLRTAALCRKNLVQPAAKFSSSSFGTTQGPTSPLTYLTEDEQMMKETVAKLAQEQIAPLVRKMDDDHQFDPSVVQAMFDNGLMGVEVGDEYGGSGCNFMTMMLVVEELSKVDPAVAAFVDIHNTLVNSLMIKLGTEEQKKKYLPKLCSEYSGSFALSEPSAGSDAFSLKTTAKKDGNHYILNGSKMWISNSDLSGMFLIMANANPSAGYRGITTFIVDRDMEGFTVGKRENKLGICASGTCQLHLDNVRVPEENILGEFGKGYQYAAGFLNEGRIGIGAQMIGLAQGCMDATIPYLLERKQFGSDIYSFQSMQHQIATIATEIEAARLLVYNAARLQEAKVPFLKQAAMAKLYASEVAQRTTVKCIDWMGGVGFTKDFPQEKFYRDCKIGAIYEGTSNMQLSTIAKVMKKEYQS